In a genomic window of Candidatus Methylomirabilota bacterium:
- a CDS encoding thiamine pyrophosphate-binding protein yields MKIGEYIFRQIKATGVDHIFGIPGDFSLPLWRAQEAAGLQPIVVTHEPSAGFAADAYARLRGLGAALVTFGAGGLNMVNPIAQAFAERSPVLVVSGAPEIRDRDTDALLHHRVKTFESQVIVYREVTAATAVLEDPATALAEIDRVLATILERKRPGYLEVPRDMVDVAGGASGSMAGGKQPERAALEEAMGEVVDRLNQSLRPVVYAGVEIERFDLREKLIALVEKLNLSVVTSVEGKTVFPENHSHFVGLYMGQVGSEAARKTVESADCVLMLGTFLTDVNTGLFTAKIDRAKLISASSEEVVVSYHHYPGVSLVDLVDYLLASGEVRSHSLFSVAEPERPKGRPGVRLEPFTIIEEINRFLQPGRYIVVSDVGDCLYASVDLRTDHFLGPGYYNSMGFGIPAAIAAGLAVPERRVIALVGDGGFLMTGMELGTARRLGLNPIIILWNNGCYGTLRAIGGAKPYFDLPSLDYVAIARSMGGDGVRVETRRQFRQALEQAGESQTFFLIEAMLPADRMSRTWQRIAAEVRSRVQP; encoded by the coding sequence TTGAAGATCGGAGAGTATATTTTTCGTCAGATAAAGGCCACGGGTGTGGATCATATCTTCGGGATTCCCGGGGATTTCTCCCTTCCTCTCTGGCGGGCCCAGGAGGCTGCAGGCCTTCAGCCAATCGTGGTGACCCATGAGCCGTCTGCGGGCTTCGCCGCTGACGCGTATGCCAGGCTGCGGGGCCTCGGGGCCGCACTGGTTACCTTTGGTGCCGGCGGCCTCAACATGGTGAATCCCATTGCTCAGGCGTTTGCCGAGCGCTCGCCTGTCTTGGTGGTGAGCGGGGCACCCGAGATCAGGGATCGAGACACGGACGCGTTACTCCATCACCGCGTGAAGACCTTCGAGTCCCAGGTGATCGTCTACCGCGAGGTCACCGCAGCTACCGCAGTGCTAGAGGATCCCGCCACGGCCCTTGCTGAGATTGATCGGGTGTTGGCTACAATCCTCGAGCGGAAGCGTCCGGGATACCTGGAGGTCCCGAGGGACATGGTGGATGTGGCCGGTGGTGCCTCGGGGAGTATGGCGGGCGGCAAGCAGCCCGAGCGGGCAGCCTTGGAGGAGGCTATGGGCGAGGTGGTTGATCGGCTCAACCAAAGCCTGCGACCCGTCGTCTATGCCGGGGTAGAGATCGAACGCTTTGACCTGCGCGAAAAGCTCATCGCGCTGGTGGAGAAGCTAAATCTTTCCGTCGTTACCTCGGTGGAGGGAAAAACAGTCTTCCCGGAAAATCACTCACACTTTGTGGGCCTCTACATGGGCCAGGTGGGTTCGGAGGCGGCCCGAAAGACGGTCGAGAGTGCTGATTGTGTCCTCATGCTGGGCACCTTCCTTACCGATGTGAACACAGGCCTCTTTACGGCCAAGATCGACCGGGCCAAGCTCATCTCCGCCTCCTCCGAAGAGGTGGTGGTGAGCTATCACCACTACCCTGGGGTGAGTTTGGTGGATCTCGTTGATTATCTTCTGGCCTCCGGGGAGGTGCGATCCCATTCTCTCTTCTCTGTGGCAGAGCCAGAAAGACCCAAGGGCCGGCCGGGCGTGCGATTGGAGCCATTCACCATCATCGAAGAGATTAACCGTTTTCTCCAGCCAGGGCGGTATATCGTCGTCTCGGATGTGGGGGACTGTCTGTACGCCAGCGTTGACCTCCGGACCGATCACTTCCTTGGGCCCGGATACTACAACAGCATGGGTTTTGGAATTCCTGCCGCCATCGCTGCAGGGTTGGCAGTGCCAGAGCGGCGAGTCATTGCCCTTGTTGGTGATGGGGGATTTCTCATGACGGGGATGGAGCTCGGCACGGCGCGGCGGCTTGGCCTTAACCCCATAATTATCCTTTGGAATAATGGATGCTACGGCACGCTGCGGGCTATCGGTGGTGCCAAGCCATATTTTGATCTTCCTTCCTTGGACTATGTCGCAATCGCCCGGTCTATGGGAGGGGATGGGGTACGGGTGGAAACACGCCGACAATTCCGTCAGGCCTTGGAACAAGCCGGGGAGAGCCAGACCTTCTTTCTCATCGAAGCAATGCTGCCCGCTGATCGAATGTCACGCACCTGGCAGCGGATCGCTGCCGAGGTTCGCTCCCGCGTTCAGCCCTAG
- a CDS encoding NUDIX hydrolase: MKRQHPLTAWRVLKRSVAFSCPFYQIAQEEIRLPTDHIIDYYYVTIPPSVMVVPMTANGRIVLLQQYRYPISSFSYELPGGNTEGKSPLATCKAELFEETGYRARRWKRLGTFHPYSGMSDEICHVYLATELTPGTYRLEEREFIQVIEMSIQEVYRWIERNRIRDGMTLASLLLVRPYLRKRAH, from the coding sequence ATGAAGCGGCAGCATCCACTGACGGCGTGGCGAGTGCTCAAACGATCTGTCGCCTTTTCCTGCCCCTTCTACCAGATTGCCCAGGAGGAGATCAGGCTCCCCACCGACCACATTATTGATTACTACTACGTCACGATCCCCCCATCGGTCATGGTGGTCCCGATGACCGCGAATGGACGGATCGTCCTCCTCCAACAATACCGATATCCTATCAGCTCCTTCTCATACGAGCTTCCGGGCGGGAACACCGAGGGGAAGTCGCCACTCGCGACCTGCAAGGCGGAGCTTTTTGAGGAGACAGGCTACCGGGCCCGGCGATGGAAGCGCCTCGGGACCTTTCACCCGTACTCGGGCATGAGTGACGAAATCTGCCATGTTTATCTTGCCACGGAGCTGACGCCTGGCACGTATCGCCTGGAAGAGCGTGAGTTTATCCAGGTGATTGAAATGTCGATTCAAGAGGTATATCGATGGATCGAGCGCAATCGCATCCGTGACGGAATGACCCTGGCCAGCCTTCTGCTGGTCCGGCCCTACTTGAGGAAGAGGGCTCATTGA